The following proteins are encoded in a genomic region of Magallana gigas chromosome 1, xbMagGiga1.1, whole genome shotgun sequence:
- the LOC136269701 gene encoding spondin-1-like, which yields MPSISELEVLVFSFSFWPKGPNAMGYYKVLLCFTFLIHSCHGDACVDVLPDCHEYTLAACEAPYRQWAYLNCAAYCGFCKKPCDDVIMDCEEYGTGACKAPYVSWATKNCAKTCGFCDLNKQKAQCVYSDWMTVSECSVTCGRGYKTEVRSFTKVKDKTPGSKDCKENLERYTACDLQPCHSATDL from the exons ATGCCGTCCATTTCTGAGTTGGAAGTTTTggttttctctttttctttttggcCAAAAGGACCAAACGCAATGGGTTATTATAAGGTCTTACTATGTTTCACCTTTCTAA TTCATAGCTGTCATGGTGACGCATGTGTAGACGTTCTTCCGGACTGTCATGAGTACACGCTGGCTGCTTGTGAGGCCCCCTACCGGCAATGGGCGTATCTAAACTGTGCAGCATATTGTGGATTCTGTA AAAAACCTTGTGATGACGTCATTATGGACTGTGAGGAGTATGGCACCGGGGCATGCAAAGCCCCATATGTGTCATGGGCGACCAAGAACTGCGCAAAAACATGTGGATTctgtgatttgaacaaacaaa aAGCCCAATGTGTATACAGTGACTGGATGACAGTGTCGGAATGTTCCGTGACGTGTGGGCGTGGTTATAAAACGGAAGTGAGGTCGTTTACAAAGGTCAAGGACAAAACACCGGGGTCAAAAGACTGCAAAGAAAACTTAGAACGTTACACAGCATGTGACCTTCAGCCGT gCCACTCAGCCACggatctttga